A single genomic interval of Armigeres subalbatus isolate Guangzhou_Male chromosome 1, GZ_Asu_2, whole genome shotgun sequence harbors:
- the LOC134205278 gene encoding calpain-D isoform X4 produces the protein MMYTDYNNENDFLGIRDGDFPHSSLRSTSGFNEIPAIVKVPIATVEQDLDDDYTATSKTMQDKDWTCKKCTLVNRPAMLACAVCGGSKLRSISSIEETTLKKGEFWTCGKCTLKNSLSNNICGACKTSKSITNQGQSQNHLATPSVKVLSRCPSPKSDKTVNSGAVPKRHSTGSLMAKTCNYNTDADKIRSSEKTWHCPACTFENSSASVVCDICSSHRLITKDIACSINVNSDILKHESKLMENLRQIEESEALSKWINIIQYCRENSELFVDDSFPPATKSLYYNPSSNIEANPVVQWLRPHEISCDGGNFPPWAVFRTPLPSDICQGVLGNCWLLSALAVLAEREDLVREVLVTKDMCPQGAYQVRLCKDGKWTTVLVDDLLPCDKKGHLVYSQAKRKQLWVPIIEKAVAKIHGCYEALVSGRAIEGLATLTGAPCESIPLQPSSIPLPSEDDLDRDLIWAQLLSSRLVKFLMGASCGGGNMKVDEDEYQRKGLRPRHAYSVLDVRDIQGNRLLKLRNPWGHYSWQGDWSDDSPLWTDELRDVLMPHGGSEGVFWISFEDVLKYFDCIDICKVRSNWNEVRLLGTLQPLCALSCVLLTVLEPTEAEFTLFQEGQRNSEKSQRSQLDLCVVVFRTRNPAKPEVGRLVEHSKRQVRGFVGCHKMLERDLYLLVCLAFNHWHTGIEDPSLYPQCVLAIHSSKKLLVEQITPPPYLLADAIISLTLTKGQRHEGREGMTAYYLTKGWAGLVVMVENRHENKWIHVKCDCQESYNVVSTRGELKTIDSVPPLQRQVIIVLTQLEGSGGFSIAHRLTHRLANSSGLHDWGPPSATHCPPIDNVHDLHSPRLIT, from the exons ATTACAACAACGAGAACGATTTCCTGGGAATAAGAGATGGAGATTTTCCGCATTCGTCACTCAGATCTACTTCGGGGTTCAATGAAATTCCGGCTATAGTAAAAGTACCTATAGCAACCGTCGAACAAGATTTGGATGATGACTATACTGCCACAT CAAAAACGATGCAGGACAAAGACTGGACATGTAAGAAATGTACCTTAGTTAATAGGCCGGCTATGTTAGCGTGTGCAGTTTGCGGTGGATCAAAACTGCGCAGTATTTCTAGTATAGAAGAAACGACGCTCAAGAAAGGGGAATTTTGGACCTGTGGAAAATGTACTTTGAAAAACTCCTTATCCAACAATATTTGCGGAGCGTGCAAAACTTCTAAAAGCATAACAAATCAAG GTCAATCGCAAAATCATCTGGCAACTCCTAGTGTTAAAGTACTGTCTCGTTGTCCATCGCCCAAATCTGATAAGACAGTAAATTCAGGAGCTGTACCAAAACGACATAGCACTGGCAGTCTTATGGCTAAAACGTGTAACTACAATACAGATGCTGATAAAATCAGATCTAGCGAGAAGACTTGGCACTGCCCGGCTTGTACATTTGAAAACTCTTCGGCAAGTGTAGTTTGTGATATATGTTCTAGTCACCGATTAATCACCAAGGATATTGCGTGTTCAATCAATGTAAATAGTGATATTTTAAAGCAtgaaagtaagctaatggaaaaCCTAAGACAAATTGAGGAATCCGAAGCACTTAGCAAATGGATCAACATTATTCAGTATTGTAGAGAGAACAGCGAGCTGTTCGTGGACGATTCATTTCCACCGGCAACAAAAAGTCTGTATTATAATCCATCATCCAATATAGAAGCTAACCCGGTAGTACAATGGCTAAGACCTCATGAAATTAGCTGTGATGGGGGCAATTTCCCTCCTTGGGCAGTATTCCGAACACCCTTACCTTCGGATATATGTCAAGGTGTGTTGGGAAATTGCTGGCTACTTAGTGCACTAGCAGTGCTGGCAGAGAGGGAAGACCTGGTTCGAGAAGTCTTAGTTACAAAAGACATGTGCCCACAAGGAGCGTATCAAGTGCGACTTTGCAAGGATGGAAAATGGACAACGGTTTTGGTTGATGACCTGCTACCATGTGATAAGAAAGGACACTTAGTCTATTCCCAGGCAAAGCGAAAACAGCTGTGGGTGCCTATAATAGAGAAGGCAGTCGCCAAAATTCATGGATGTTACGAAGCGCTTGTCTCGGGCAGAGCAATTGAAGGTTTAGCAACCTTGACGGGTGCTCCATGTGAAAGTATACCACTTCAGCCTAGTTCCATTCCGCTACCTAGTGAAGATGATCTTGATAGGGACCTGATATGGGCCCAACTACTGAGTTCACGACTAGTAAAATTTTTAATGGGTGCCAGTTGTGGCGGCGGCAACATGAAAGTTGATGAAGATGAATACCAACGTAAAGGATTACGCCCACGCCATGCATACTCCGTGTTAGATGTTAGAGACATCCAAGGAAATAGATTATTGAAATTACGGAATCCGTGGGGACACTATTCATGGCAAG GTGATTGGTCAGATGATTCTCCTTTGTGGACTGACGAATTGCGGGATGTTCTCATGCCCCACGGAGGATCGGAAGGAGTATTCTGGATATCATTCGAGGATGTGCTCAA GTATTTTGACTGTATAGACATATGCAAGGTACGCAGTAACTGGAACGAAGTTAGACTACTCGGAACATTACAACCTCTTTGCGCATTATCATGTGTTCTACTGACGGTGCTTGAGCCAACTGAAGCTGAATTCACTCTGTTTCAAGAAGGACAAAG AAACTCTGAAAAATCTCAAAGATCCCAGCTCGATCTGTGTGTTGTGGTATTTAGAACTCGCAATCCAGCTAAACCTGAAGTGGGCAGACTAGTAGAACATAGCAAACGACAG GTTCGTGGTTTTGTAGGGTGTCATAAAATGCTAGAAAGGGATCTTTATCTCTTAGTGTGTCTTGCATTTAACCATTGGCATACGGGCATCGAAGATCCCTCATTATATCCACAATGCGTTCTAGCAATCCATAGCTCTAAAAAATTGTTAGTTGAGCAAATAACTCCTCCGCCGTATCTTCTGGCCGATGCCATAATCAGCCTTACGCTAACTAAAGGCCAACGACACGAAGGACGGGAAGGCATGACAGCTTATTATCTGACAAAG GGTTGGGCAGGCCTTGTTGTAATGGTAGAAAATAGGCACGAGAACAAATGGATTCATGTGAAATGTGACTGCCAAGAAAGCTACAATGTAGTTTCTACTAGAGGGGAGCTGAAAACGATCGACTCAGTACCTCCTTTGCAAAGACAA GTAATAATAGTTCTCACACAGCTGGAAGGAAGTGGAGGTTTTAGCATCGCTCATCGTTTAACACACAGACTAGCAAACTCAAGTGGCTTGCATGACTGGGGCCCACCTTCGGCTACACATTGTCCTCCGATAGACAATGTGCACGATCTTCACTCTCCGCGTTTGATAACTTGA